A single region of the Glycine max cultivar Williams 82 chromosome 20, Glycine_max_v4.0, whole genome shotgun sequence genome encodes:
- the LOC102661387 gene encoding protein MAIN-LIKE 1-like, translated as MARTRSLGRAISRVIGRDKKDDHDAVDVPKRRRPTALARRQRVHQMTQDVPDMTEDVPDMAEDAPEMTGDVQGDDGAEGSHADDAEGFSGGPRDPSVLTSFADHVAHAVWSGHVTLIGRPVPEIEGLVGATGLSPLIGCSVVTGDPGLIFAFVERWHSETSTLHLPIGELTLTLDDVSSLLHLPITGAFHNFHALSADKAIFLLTELLEVSAEEARAEIARSRGAYVRLGWVRDIYEMRCQARQWIIAARAYLLHLVGCTLFANKSATYVHVVHLDAFRDLSQSGGYTWGVATLVHMYDQLDETSRTTT; from the exons atggctAGAACACGAAGTTTAGGTCGTGCTATAAGTAGAGTTATAGGTAGAGATAAAAAGGATGACCATGATGCAGTTGATGTTCCCAagaggcgtaggcctactgcaTTAGCCCGTAGGCAACGAGTTCATCAGATGACTCAGGATGTTCCTGACATGACTGAGGATGTCCCTGATATGGCTGAGGATGCACCTGAGATGACTGGGGACGTACAGGGTGATGATGGTGCTGAGGGGTCACATGCTGATGATGCTGAGGGATTCTCAGGTGGGCCACGTGACCCATCAGTGCTGACATCATTTGCGGACCATGTTGCACATGCCGTTTGGAGTggacat gtgacaTTGATTGGAaggccagtgcctgagattgaaggaCTGGTTGgtgccacaggattaagtccactgatCGGGTGTTCAGTTGTtactggcgatcctggacttatattcgcatttgtggagaggtggcacagcGAGACCAGCACCTTGCACCTTCCGATAGGAGAGTTAACGCTCACACTGGATGATGTGTCGTCACTCCTCCATTTGCCTATCACTGGCGCGTTCCACAACTTTCATGCTCTTTCTGCGGACAAGGCAATATTTTTGTTGACCGAGTTGCTTGAGGTGTCTGCTGAGGAGGCTAGAGCCGAGATAGCTCGATCACGTGGGGCATACGTACGGCTGGGATGGGTTCGAGACATCTATGAGATGAGATGTCAGGCACGGCAGTGGATTATAGCAGCTCGTGCTTATCTGCTGCACCTggtcggttgcactctttttgctaataagagtgcaacatatGTTCATGTGGTGCACCTAGACGCTTTTCGTGACCTGAGTCAGAGTGGTGGTTATACTTGGGGAGTTGCCACGTtggttcatatgtatgaccaATTAGATGAAACTTCTAGGACCACTACATGA
- the LOC113000771 gene encoding uncharacterized protein produces MCLMMMKCSIPKVFRGSISEGQSAKKFLEEIEQYFAKNKKAETSNLLAKLISMKYKGKGNISEYIMEMSNLASKLKSLKLELGEDLLMHLVLILLPAYFGEFKVSYNSQKDIWLLNELISHCVQEEERLQRERTENAYLTSTSQNKKMKKTKGVAEGTSQQKRKSVPSMPYGI; encoded by the coding sequence ATGTGCCTTATGATGATGAAGTGCTCTATTCCAAAGGTGTTTCGGGGCTCAATTTCTGAGGGTCAAAGTGCAAAGAAATTCCTTGAGGAAATTGAGCAATACtttgccaaaaataaaaaggcgGAGACGAGTAACCTTTTGGCTAAACTCATCTCCATGAAGTATAAAGGCAAAGGGAACATAAGTGAGTACATTATGGAGATGTCCAATCTCGCATCAAAACTCAAGTCACTTAAGTTAGAGCTTGGTGAAGACCTACTCATGCACTTGGTTTTGATCTTGCTTCCTGCATACTTTGGGGAATTTAAAGTGAGCTATAACAGTCAGAAGGACATATGGCTCCTCAATGAGCTTATATCTCACTGTGTGCAAGAGGAGGAGAGGCTGCAGAGAGAGAGGACTGAAAATGCTTACTTGACTTCGACCTCTCAgaataagaaaatgaagaagactaAGGGTGTTGCGGAAGGGACTTCACAGCAAAAGAGAAAGAGTGTCCCAAGTATGCCGTATGGCATATGA